Proteins encoded together in one Chryseobacterium taklimakanense window:
- a CDS encoding DUF4270 domain-containing protein: MAGSFMLWNCESEADNLGSQFFEGASAEGVNKAYDVIAYNISNNDTIRSDASKLTYATLGAFNEPQFGLQKSSYVTQARLSTYNPDFGTNPVVDSVVLEIKPVYPTDSVKTVTDDKFVYPDGNVEAKKVTNTYPVTKYGNKNLKLTVNVHEVTDFLGAPSDIVYSDQVVNYSTLLGSKQIGGTVTGTTITKKTDNSELYKSDPYIRVNLDKNFFQNKIIAKKGQPELSDASNFIRYFKGIRISVAENDGYIFKFTPNDTQIKIYYKSDVTSNGTTKATAAVYPISLGSGNVHFNQIANVRTGTPSEPYGKTAAVNYQTGDKRIYAQGMGGPSVGIRIPAATVAQVRELYKTQKIGILSAKIKLYSDTSVWNNSYEKPTNFTSEYFDPTKPQKERRDMSTFLTDLAAFSANGAIQLIKGYNLDKNPAYYELTVTQTFKDIIEKSEEAKDIALSVGAYDLNSNTGMPVAQQYNTRVYTPNRIVLVGTDTDNPANPQLANRAQLHIIYSTKKTQ; this comes from the coding sequence ATGGCCGGAAGTTTTATGCTGTGGAACTGTGAATCTGAAGCTGATAATTTAGGTTCACAATTTTTTGAAGGGGCATCTGCAGAAGGGGTGAACAAGGCTTATGATGTAATTGCGTACAACATCAGCAATAATGATACGATACGGAGTGATGCTTCAAAACTTACATACGCAACTCTGGGAGCTTTCAATGAACCGCAGTTCGGTTTGCAGAAATCCAGCTATGTGACTCAGGCAAGGCTTTCAACCTACAATCCTGACTTCGGGACGAATCCTGTTGTAGACTCGGTGGTTCTTGAGATTAAGCCGGTATATCCCACAGATTCAGTAAAAACGGTGACCGATGACAAATTTGTTTATCCAGATGGAAATGTAGAAGCTAAAAAAGTAACCAATACGTATCCAGTTACGAAATACGGAAACAAAAACCTGAAGCTGACCGTAAACGTTCATGAAGTGACCGATTTCCTTGGCGCACCGTCAGATATAGTTTATTCTGACCAGGTGGTAAATTACAGCACTTTACTTGGAAGCAAACAGATTGGCGGCACCGTTACTGGTACCACAATAACCAAAAAGACCGATAATTCGGAACTTTATAAAAGTGATCCATACATCCGTGTAAATCTGGACAAGAATTTCTTCCAGAATAAGATTATTGCCAAAAAAGGGCAGCCGGAACTTTCTGATGCTTCTAATTTCATAAGATATTTCAAAGGCATCAGAATTTCTGTAGCAGAAAACGACGGCTACATCTTCAAATTCACGCCAAACGACACGCAGATTAAAATCTATTATAAAAGTGATGTCACTTCCAACGGGACTACAAAGGCAACTGCGGCAGTTTACCCGATATCTTTAGGTTCCGGAAATGTTCATTTTAACCAGATTGCAAATGTGCGTACGGGTACACCTTCTGAACCTTACGGCAAAACGGCTGCAGTAAATTACCAAACAGGTGATAAAAGGATCTACGCCCAGGGAATGGGCGGTCCAAGTGTTGGGATCAGGATTCCGGCGGCTACAGTAGCACAGGTGCGTGAACTTTATAAAACTCAAAAAATAGGAATTCTTTCCGCGAAAATAAAACTGTATTCCGACACATCAGTTTGGAATAACAGTTATGAAAAACCAACAAATTTTACCTCGGAATATTTTGATCCTACAAAACCTCAAAAAGAAAGGAGGGATATGTCAACCTTCCTGACAGATCTTGCAGCTTTCTCTGCAAACGGGGCAATACAGTTGATCAAAGGTTATAACCTTGATAAAAATCCTGCTTATTACGAACTGACTGTTACTCAAACCTTCAAAGATATTATCGAAAAATCAGAAGAAGCGAAAGATATCGCATTATCGGTGGGGGCTTATGATTTGAATTCCAATACCGGAATGCCGGTGGCACAGCAGTACAACACAAGAGTCTATACGCCGAACAGAATTGTCCTGGTAGGTACGGATACAGATAATCCGGCTAACCCGCAGCTGGCAAACAGGGCTCAACTTCATATTATTTATTCAACTAAAAAAACTCAATAG
- the glmS gene encoding glutamine--fructose-6-phosphate transaminase (isomerizing), translating into MCGIVGYTGFQDAYEIVINGLRRLEYRGYDSAGIVLDSYNNTFDIAKTKGKVDDLVAISENLRGKAKVGMGHTRWATHGVPSDRNSHPHLSNNGKIALVHNGIIENYDTIKTMLVEKGFTFQSETDTEVLVNLIQYFMDINPDIDFPTAVRNALNEVYGAYAITVMHDDFPGLLVVGRLGSPLAIGLGDNEYFIASDASPFVEFTKEAIYLEEGHMATISLQDGVDIRTIIDNSKIDPTVQELKLNLEQIEKGGYEHFMLKEIFEQPKSIHDTMRGRILVDEGIIKMAGIWDHLERFKNAHKITIIACGTSWHAGLIGEYLIEEFARIPVEVEYASEFRYRNPIISDKDVVIAISQSGETADTMAALKLAKEKGAFIYGICNVVDSSIARITDAGSYTHAGPEIGVASTKAFTAQLTILSLIAIKLGHHNGNLSKQDFMKLITELDNIPNKVEEVLASTHDYVKEISKQYADATNFLYLGRGYNYPAALEGALKLKEISYIHAEGYPAAEMKHGPIALIDENMPIVIIAPKKGHYDKIVSNVQEIKARKGKVIAVVTRGDEQVASMADHVIEIPDSEECFSPILASVPLQLLAYYIAVLRGANVDQPRNLAKSVTVE; encoded by the coding sequence ATGTGTGGAATTGTAGGTTATACGGGATTTCAGGACGCTTATGAAATCGTCATCAACGGTTTAAGAAGACTTGAATACAGAGGTTACGACAGTGCAGGTATTGTGCTGGACTCTTATAATAATACTTTTGATATCGCTAAAACAAAAGGAAAGGTAGATGACCTGGTGGCGATTTCTGAAAACTTGAGAGGCAAAGCAAAAGTGGGAATGGGACACACACGGTGGGCAACTCATGGTGTGCCGAGCGACAGAAACTCGCACCCGCATCTTTCAAATAACGGAAAAATTGCATTGGTACATAATGGAATCATCGAAAATTATGACACCATCAAAACCATGCTTGTTGAAAAAGGATTTACATTCCAGTCCGAGACGGATACTGAGGTTCTGGTGAACCTTATCCAATACTTCATGGACATCAATCCTGACATTGACTTCCCAACTGCCGTAAGAAATGCGCTTAACGAGGTTTATGGTGCTTATGCAATTACCGTAATGCACGACGACTTCCCTGGACTTTTGGTAGTAGGCAGGTTAGGTTCTCCACTGGCAATTGGGCTTGGTGATAATGAATATTTCATCGCATCAGATGCATCCCCGTTCGTAGAATTTACGAAAGAAGCCATTTACCTGGAAGAAGGACATATGGCAACAATCTCTTTGCAGGATGGAGTAGATATCCGCACAATCATTGACAATTCTAAAATTGATCCGACCGTTCAGGAATTAAAACTTAACCTGGAGCAGATCGAGAAAGGCGGTTATGAACATTTTATGCTTAAAGAAATTTTTGAGCAGCCTAAGTCCATCCATGACACGATGAGAGGAAGAATCCTTGTGGATGAAGGCATCATTAAAATGGCCGGAATCTGGGATCACCTTGAAAGATTCAAAAATGCTCATAAAATTACCATTATTGCCTGCGGAACTTCATGGCATGCAGGCCTTATTGGGGAATATTTAATCGAGGAATTTGCCAGAATTCCTGTCGAAGTAGAATATGCTTCAGAATTCAGGTACAGAAACCCGATCATCTCGGATAAAGATGTGGTAATTGCGATTTCACAGTCTGGTGAAACGGCTGACACTATGGCTGCGCTTAAGCTGGCTAAGGAAAAAGGGGCGTTTATCTACGGAATCTGTAATGTAGTTGACTCGTCTATTGCGCGTATTACAGATGCCGGTTCTTATACGCACGCAGGGCCTGAAATCGGTGTAGCTTCTACCAAAGCTTTCACCGCTCAGCTTACGATATTGTCTCTTATTGCCATCAAATTAGGGCACCATAACGGGAATTTGAGCAAACAGGATTTTATGAAACTCATTACCGAGCTGGACAATATCCCTAATAAAGTGGAAGAAGTTCTTGCATCCACGCACGATTATGTAAAAGAGATATCAAAGCAATACGCAGATGCAACCAATTTTCTATACCTTGGCCGCGGCTACAACTATCCTGCAGCCCTGGAAGGAGCATTGAAACTGAAGGAAATTTCTTACATCCACGCAGAAGGTTATCCGGCGGCTGAGATGAAACACGGTCCGATTGCTTTGATTGATGAAAATATGCCAATCGTCATTATCGCTCCGAAAAAAGGACATTACGACAAAATCGTAAGCAACGTACAGGAAATTAAAGCAAGAAAAGGGAAGGTAATCGCCGTGGTAACCAGAGGAGACGAGCAGGTCGCATCTATGGCGGACCATGTGATCGAAATTCCTGATTCTGAGGAATGTTTCTCGCCAATTTTAGCATCTGTGCCGCTTCAGCTCTTGGCATACTATATTGCTGTTTTAAGAGGTGCGAATGTAGATCAGCCTAGAAATCTGGCAAAATCTGTAACCGTAGAATAA
- the porK gene encoding T9SS ring complex lipoprotein PorK/GldK, whose translation MRRTFLLVMSAFVIVSCSKGSRSAGKPGSRGELIAAEKSKSFLAERPYGMVAIPGGSFVMGNADQDMTDTPEKAMLKTVTVSSFFMDETEVTNGEYRVFVKYVRDSIARTLLAEAAGDGSGTGIGNYAYLSKKSGNATPYDEFIESHGGRDGYDQSKRLDWSEPLYWNTSQYPDVQYAEIMESMYIPKAERINNERVIDARKLRYAYEWEDIESAVKNRERNISYLKKESIAVYPDTTVWLRDFNYAYNEPLFNQYFWHSAYSNYPVVGVTWDQARAYCNFKSKLKSDYNESLKKKKQKPMNFRLPTEAEWEYAAKGGRANATYPWGGPYLVDDRGCYLANFKPKRGNYIEDEKKGTYMYTAPVKKFGRNDFGLYDMAGNVAEWTESPYNNATYQFSSTLNPSLSNQAYREVKKSVRGGSWKDVGYLLMTGNRDWERKDSARSYIGFRTVQDIPEGSAKFKKRTN comes from the coding sequence ATGAGAAGAACCTTCCTTTTAGTAATGTCGGCCTTTGTAATTGTCTCCTGTTCGAAGGGAAGCAGATCAGCAGGCAAACCTGGCTCACGGGGTGAGCTTATAGCAGCTGAAAAGTCAAAGTCATTTTTAGCAGAAAGACCTTATGGTATGGTGGCTATTCCTGGCGGTTCATTTGTGATGGGAAATGCAGATCAGGATATGACTGATACTCCTGAAAAAGCGATGTTGAAAACAGTAACTGTGTCTTCATTCTTTATGGACGAGACCGAGGTTACCAATGGGGAATATCGCGTGTTTGTAAAATATGTGAGAGACTCGATCGCCAGAACTCTTCTTGCAGAAGCAGCCGGAGACGGTAGCGGGACCGGAATTGGAAATTACGCCTACCTTTCAAAAAAATCAGGGAACGCAACCCCATATGATGAATTTATTGAATCACACGGCGGCCGTGACGGATATGATCAGTCAAAAAGACTGGACTGGAGCGAACCATTATACTGGAATACTTCACAATATCCGGACGTACAGTATGCTGAGATTATGGAATCGATGTATATCCCTAAAGCTGAACGAATCAATAACGAAAGAGTTATTGATGCAAGGAAGCTGAGATATGCGTATGAGTGGGAAGATATTGAAAGTGCAGTGAAAAACAGGGAAAGAAATATTTCTTACCTAAAAAAAGAAAGTATCGCAGTATATCCTGATACGACGGTGTGGTTGCGAGACTTCAATTATGCATATAACGAACCGCTTTTCAACCAGTATTTTTGGCATTCTGCATACAGCAATTATCCAGTCGTGGGCGTGACCTGGGATCAGGCGAGAGCTTACTGCAATTTCAAGTCGAAATTAAAATCAGACTATAACGAAAGTCTTAAAAAGAAAAAACAAAAACCTATGAACTTCCGCCTTCCAACGGAAGCAGAATGGGAATATGCTGCTAAAGGTGGACGTGCAAATGCTACATATCCATGGGGCGGTCCTTACCTGGTTGATGACAGAGGTTGCTATCTGGCCAACTTTAAACCGAAAAGAGGTAATTATATTGAGGACGAAAAGAAAGGAACTTATATGTATACGGCGCCGGTGAAAAAATTTGGAAGAAACGATTTCGGGCTCTATGATATGGCGGGTAATGTTGCTGAATGGACCGAGTCTCCGTACAACAACGCTACTTATCAGTTTTCCTCAACCTTAAACCCATCTCTGTCCAATCAGGCGTATAGAGAAGTAAAAAAATCCGTAAGAGGGGGCTCGTGGAAAGATGTAGGCTACTTGCTTATGACCGGAAACCGCGATTGGGAAAGAAAAGATTCTGCCCGCAGTTATATTGGGTTCAGAACTGTACAGGACATCCCGGAAGGCTCTGCTAAATTCAAAAAAAGAACCAACTAA
- the porL gene encoding type IX secretion system motor protein PorL/GldL yields MFKNRAAISNFVYSFFAAIVILGALFKMLHISIGPISGNLILGIGLGAEVLVFLYMAFFPDHDSTTQYAWENVYPELLDNEAQPKARTVSKLAESSDLDVSLSDKLDKMLADAKLDVNLFERLKSGIDKFSDSVEQINQTVDVSSSTRKYNDQLTLAASHLESMNALYALQLEHGKQQSEYHTRYVADLQKSAEHSAKFNEELTGLTSNLNNLNRVYGGMLNAMKS; encoded by the coding sequence ATGTTTAAAAACAGAGCTGCAATTTCAAATTTTGTCTATTCATTTTTTGCTGCGATCGTAATCCTTGGGGCATTATTCAAAATGCTGCACATTAGCATAGGGCCTATTTCCGGTAACCTGATCTTGGGAATCGGTCTTGGGGCAGAGGTTTTAGTATTCCTTTATATGGCGTTTTTTCCGGACCACGATTCCACCACACAGTATGCGTGGGAAAATGTTTATCCGGAACTTTTGGATAATGAAGCGCAACCAAAGGCAAGAACAGTAAGCAAGCTCGCAGAATCTTCGGACCTTGATGTTTCACTTTCTGACAAGCTCGATAAAATGTTGGCTGATGCGAAACTTGATGTGAATTTGTTCGAAAGATTAAAGTCCGGGATCGATAAGTTTTCAGATTCTGTAGAACAAATAAACCAGACGGTAGATGTGTCTTCCTCTACACGTAAATACAATGATCAGCTTACACTGGCTGCAAGTCATCTTGAAAGTATGAACGCCTTATACGCACTTCAGCTCGAGCATGGTAAACAGCAGTCTGAATATCACACCAGATACGTGGCTGACCTTCAGAAATCTGCGGAACATTCTGCTAAATTCAATGAAGAATTAACAGGACTTACATCTAACTTAAATAACCTGAACAGAGTTTACGGCGGTATGCTTAATGCGATGAAGTCATAA
- a CDS encoding GldM family protein, whose amino-acid sequence MAQGKQTPRQKMINLMYLVFIAMLAMQIDQEIVRSFYDTQVSLSETLSLTNSKNEVFEKNLAEKAQNSPDDQVSYQNYLELKGYSDDLVNDINRIKNTMVTQSGFKFNEENFDYNSLNNAEHSTKLFFQGGDENKPSGEAKSLINKINALRGFIIQKFEGDEKFSTVVSRAKQNLITEYPQKKNGKSWLMHKFYNQPLVAALSNLEILATEVRNIQSDALSIYLQGKSIIADPNSTLITQTPTTSPPMTSNSSHTEDFTQQKTQDYTATITSGTVLYQGFPNPVNIDGATSSTSISATGATVSGGGGKWTVTPGPVDEVTLTVGGKSTKYMVKKLPPVVATVRGKSAVAMPASSIKNQTVSVDMPGFVYPVSFTVTGFKVKVPGKPTAFVSGNSLSEVGHLFTNLRAGDKVTILDIEVTATGMGNSIPKTPSNVTINVSN is encoded by the coding sequence ATGGCACAAGGAAAACAGACACCGCGTCAGAAGATGATCAACCTGATGTATCTGGTTTTCATTGCGATGCTCGCAATGCAGATCGACCAGGAAATTGTAAGGTCATTCTACGATACGCAGGTTTCATTAAGTGAAACGCTTTCGCTGACAAATTCAAAAAACGAAGTATTTGAAAAAAACTTAGCAGAGAAAGCACAGAATTCACCCGACGATCAGGTATCTTATCAGAATTATCTTGAACTGAAAGGTTATAGTGATGATTTGGTGAATGATATCAATCGGATCAAAAATACAATGGTAACGCAGTCAGGCTTCAAATTTAATGAAGAAAATTTTGACTATAACAGTTTGAACAACGCTGAGCATTCCACTAAATTGTTTTTTCAGGGGGGAGACGAAAACAAACCTTCCGGGGAAGCAAAATCCCTGATCAATAAAATAAACGCATTACGCGGATTTATTATACAAAAATTTGAAGGGGACGAAAAGTTTTCCACTGTAGTATCCAGAGCGAAACAGAACCTGATTACTGAATATCCTCAGAAAAAGAATGGCAAAAGCTGGTTGATGCATAAGTTTTATAATCAGCCATTGGTTGCAGCTCTTTCTAATTTGGAGATTTTAGCAACTGAAGTAAGAAACATCCAGTCGGATGCTTTATCAATTTATTTGCAGGGGAAAAGTATCATTGCAGATCCAAATTCAACCTTGATAACGCAGACTCCGACTACTTCGCCACCGATGACTTCAAATTCTTCACATACGGAAGATTTTACACAGCAGAAAACTCAGGACTACACTGCGACGATTACTTCGGGCACGGTTCTTTACCAGGGTTTTCCTAACCCTGTGAATATTGACGGTGCTACATCATCAACGTCTATTTCTGCAACTGGAGCCACAGTTTCCGGAGGTGGTGGCAAGTGGACAGTAACGCCGGGACCTGTAGATGAAGTAACGCTGACTGTTGGCGGGAAATCCACGAAGTATATGGTTAAGAAACTACCGCCGGTAGTAGCTACGGTTCGTGGTAAAAGTGCAGTTGCTATGCCGGCGAGCTCAATTAAAAACCAGACTGTAAGCGTGGATATGCCAGGATTCGTATATCCGGTAAGCTTTACAGTAACCGGATTTAAAGTGAAAGTACCGGGCAAACCTACAGCTTTTGTAAGCGGAAACTCGCTCAGCGAAGTTGGCCACCTGTTTACCAACCTTCGTGCGGGCGATAAAGTAACAATTCTTGATATTGAAGTTACTGCGACAGGAATGGGGAACAGTATACCTAAAACCCCAAGCAACGTGACAATTAATGTCAGCAACTAG
- the porN gene encoding type IX secretion system ring subunit PorN/GldN yields the protein MKKLLCSLFLAAVGFSQAQSILNAKSPEEFRQLREENKIKKGDSIVSNETVPLPYGYIDEKDILKSMVVWEIIDLNDKLNQPLYHNSDGLVSQNKSLYQILIDGIKSGKIEEVYDDEMFTTRLGMDEIQKRISKLVISDDLIDKINSGATVTEEDKKAGTDVYETKSENVKLLKIKGMWYIDRRDSQMKYRLLGIAAMGKDPQTMGVIGGDGELVDAGDDYIDLFWVFYPNVRPLLVNSVVFNNKNLSSDITYDDILNARRFSSVIYKSDNGLGNGVIKDYIPRNADEQMEEHERIKAQILQMENDMWNY from the coding sequence ATGAAAAAGTTATTGTGCAGTTTATTTTTAGCAGCGGTAGGATTTTCGCAGGCACAGTCCATTCTGAATGCCAAATCGCCTGAAGAATTCCGCCAGCTTCGCGAAGAAAATAAAATAAAAAAAGGGGACAGCATCGTATCAAATGAGACTGTTCCGTTACCGTACGGTTATATTGATGAAAAAGATATTCTGAAGAGTATGGTGGTGTGGGAAATTATTGACCTGAATGATAAGCTGAACCAGCCACTTTACCATAACTCTGACGGTTTGGTATCACAGAATAAATCACTTTATCAGATTCTTATTGATGGAATAAAGTCCGGGAAGATCGAGGAAGTGTATGATGACGAAATGTTTACGACCAGATTGGGTATGGATGAGATCCAGAAGCGTATCAGCAAACTGGTAATCTCTGATGACTTAATTGATAAGATTAATTCAGGTGCAACAGTAACCGAAGAAGACAAAAAAGCTGGTACGGACGTGTACGAAACCAAATCTGAGAACGTAAAACTTCTTAAGATTAAAGGGATGTGGTATATAGACAGGCGTGATTCCCAGATGAAATACCGTTTGCTGGGCATTGCGGCGATGGGCAAGGATCCGCAAACCATGGGAGTCATTGGCGGTGACGGTGAGCTGGTAGATGCAGGAGATGATTATATTGACCTGTTCTGGGTTTTTTATCCTAATGTCCGCCCGCTGCTTGTAAACTCAGTGGTGTTCAACAACAAGAACCTTTCTTCAGATATTACTTATGATGACATTCTAAATGCCAGAAGATTTTCATCTGTGATTTATAAATCTGACAATGGTTTGGGAAATGGTGTTATAAAAGACTATATTCCACGTAATGCTGATGAGCAGATGGAGGAGCACGAACGTATTAAAGCGCAGATTCTGCAGATGGAAAATGACATGTGGAATTATTAG
- a CDS encoding NAD(P)/FAD-dependent oxidoreductase: MKNVEYIIVGDGYAALFFAHQLIKNNKSFALFSDGRKSASQVSAGIINPVVLKKFTTFWKAQEQIDFLKTTLAEIEKFTKKNYLVDENIRRIFHDEREKELWLKKSQTEELKPFLSTEFSEIEGVKNPFGTGKVEQSARLDVAGFFKDFPNFLEERGHLMRERFDYSKLDPLKNQYREITFENIVFAEGMGVTENPYFKNIPLNPNKGHHIRVKLSENLQNDFTIKKKHFLFPLNEHLHFYGGTYDREQLHHKIDDSAIEQLINGLGEIYMRDFEVVEEHFGFRPTVRDRRPLLGNHSEFQNFYVFNGLGARGILNGCFFAEVLFRHIENGDEIPAEVDLKRFDF; the protein is encoded by the coding sequence ATGAAAAATGTAGAATATATCATTGTCGGCGACGGTTACGCAGCTCTTTTTTTTGCGCATCAGCTTATTAAAAATAATAAGTCCTTCGCCCTTTTTTCCGACGGCAGAAAAAGCGCTTCGCAGGTCTCTGCGGGAATTATAAATCCGGTTGTGCTAAAGAAATTTACAACATTTTGGAAAGCACAGGAGCAGATTGATTTTTTGAAGACAACACTTGCTGAAATAGAAAAATTCACCAAGAAAAATTATCTGGTTGATGAAAATATCCGCCGTATTTTTCATGATGAAAGGGAAAAGGAACTTTGGCTTAAGAAGTCCCAAACTGAAGAACTGAAACCTTTTCTCTCAACCGAATTTTCCGAAATCGAAGGTGTTAAAAATCCGTTCGGGACCGGGAAAGTTGAGCAGTCCGCACGCCTGGATGTTGCGGGCTTTTTTAAAGATTTTCCTAATTTTCTTGAGGAAAGAGGCCACCTTATGCGTGAACGGTTTGATTATTCAAAACTCGATCCGTTAAAAAATCAATACAGGGAAATAACTTTTGAAAATATTGTTTTTGCCGAAGGAATGGGCGTTACCGAAAATCCTTACTTCAAGAATATCCCGCTGAATCCCAATAAAGGCCATCACATTCGCGTAAAACTTTCAGAAAATCTACAGAATGATTTTACGATAAAGAAAAAACATTTCTTATTTCCGTTAAATGAACACTTGCATTTCTACGGCGGAACTTACGACAGGGAACAGCTTCATCATAAGATCGACGATTCGGCAATAGAGCAGTTGATTAACGGTCTCGGTGAAATTTACATGCGGGATTTTGAGGTGGTTGAAGAGCATTTTGGTTTCAGACCTACAGTGAGGGACAGACGCCCGCTCCTGGGAAATCATTCAGAGTTTCAGAACTTTTATGTGTTTAATGGTTTGGGAGCGAGGGGAATTCTCAATGGTTGCTTTTTCGCAGAAGTACTTTTCCGGCATATTGAAAATGGTGACGAAATTCCAGCGGAAGTTGATCTGAAAAGGTTTGATTTTTGA
- a CDS encoding MFS transporter, which yields MSNNDELPLETTKKILPLILATAIFMQMLDSTILNTSLPSIAKDLGESPLNMQNAIISYVLTLAVFMPVSGFLADKFGTRKVFVVSLILFVLGSVLCGLSQNLTHLVIARVIQGLGGSMMTPVGRLALIKTFDKNEIVQAMNFAIIPALIGPVLGPLVGGYMVDYLTWHWIFFINIPMGLAGIILGLKYMPDYKSKILDFDLKGFLIFASASLVLSVALEFLGNAKNITPVLGVFVLGFLLLYYYYVHAKKDNNPIFPLNLFQIRTFRVGILGNLATRLGISSVPLLIPLMIQIAYGQSAVISGWIVAPMALTAMFGKSFVIKILNKIGYRKTLMLNTMIIGFIIISFAIPGVRTSIYWFVPLLAILGFFNSIQFTSMNTIAIADLRQEMTSSGNSLLAVNQQLAIGFGTAFGLIVLKIFEGKLGFGEQGTHDAFRYTFLTIGLLTVISGFVFRRLHIRDGDNMKAE from the coding sequence ATGTCAAATAATGATGAACTTCCACTAGAAACAACCAAGAAAATCCTTCCCCTGATCCTCGCGACCGCAATTTTCATGCAGATGCTGGATTCCACGATTCTGAATACCTCGCTGCCGTCCATCGCAAAAGACCTCGGCGAATCACCGCTGAATATGCAGAACGCGATCATCAGTTACGTACTCACCTTAGCTGTCTTTATGCCGGTTTCAGGTTTTTTGGCAGATAAATTTGGAACCAGGAAAGTTTTTGTCGTATCGCTTATACTTTTCGTGCTTGGTTCTGTGCTCTGTGGGTTGTCTCAAAACCTAACGCACCTCGTGATAGCCCGGGTAATCCAGGGATTAGGAGGCTCGATGATGACTCCGGTCGGAAGGCTGGCTTTAATCAAAACATTCGACAAGAATGAAATCGTGCAAGCCATGAATTTTGCAATTATTCCTGCGCTCATCGGTCCGGTTCTGGGGCCGCTGGTCGGCGGTTATATGGTGGATTATCTTACATGGCACTGGATCTTTTTCATCAATATTCCGATGGGTTTGGCGGGAATTATTTTGGGTTTAAAATATATGCCCGATTACAAATCCAAAATCCTGGATTTCGATTTGAAAGGGTTCCTGATTTTCGCTTCGGCTTCTCTTGTACTTTCCGTCGCACTTGAATTTTTAGGTAATGCAAAAAACATTACCCCGGTTTTGGGCGTTTTCGTGTTGGGCTTTTTGTTGCTGTATTATTATTACGTCCACGCCAAAAAAGACAATAATCCCATTTTTCCTTTAAATTTATTTCAGATACGCACTTTCCGTGTCGGGATCTTAGGGAACCTGGCGACCAGATTGGGGATTTCTTCGGTTCCGCTTTTAATTCCGCTGATGATTCAGATTGCGTACGGACAAAGTGCGGTCATTTCAGGCTGGATCGTGGCTCCGATGGCATTAACTGCAATGTTCGGCAAATCTTTTGTCATTAAAATTTTAAATAAAATCGGTTACCGCAAAACGTTGATGCTCAACACCATGATTATCGGTTTTATCATTATCAGTTTTGCAATACCGGGAGTCAGAACCTCGATTTACTGGTTTGTACCGCTTTTGGCGATACTTGGATTTTTTAATTCGATACAGTTTACCTCGATGAATACCATCGCCATCGCCGACCTGCGCCAGGAAATGACCAGCAGTGGAAATTCATTACTGGCAGTAAATCAGCAGCTTGCCATTGGTTTTGGTACCGCGTTCGGGTTGATTGTCCTTAAAATTTTTGAAGGCAAACTCGGTTTTGGGGAACAGGGCACTCACGATGCGTTCCGGTACACATTTTTAACCATCGGGCTTCTCACGGTCATTTCCGGTTTTGTCTTCAGGCGGCTGCACATCCGCGACGGCGATAATATGAAAGCAGAATGA